A window of the Lactuca sativa cultivar Salinas chromosome 7, Lsat_Salinas_v11, whole genome shotgun sequence genome harbors these coding sequences:
- the LOC111900513 gene encoding receptor-like protein 7, with the protein MASYLNHFSLLRTISLLYFLVTLICSGSSLSHDEECSALYLFKQSLIHQDDEFCTASWFQTFQSWKPRTRSNASDAGFDCCSWYGVECRNDHENGHVIGLDLSECSLCGHINSNSTLFSLVHLQRLNLAMNDFDESHIPSEIAHLKQLRSLNLSYSGFSGQIPNEISQLMQLSSLDLSMNPLKFQSPGDFKNLMQNLTGLEELDLSWVDISSSVPHFLANFSSLRSIGLYNCLLQNEFPKAILEMPKLEILDVASNTNLIGSIPEFHNSSLIKLGLSGCSFSGTIPGSLSNLTQLTGLTLGGNKLRGFVPSLASLSKLSILKLSGCKFKKGRFPNWLGNLTKLNKLYLDGMNIKGEIPPFLANLTELGVVAMGRNFLTGHIPSWFFNLTQLSFIDLQQNQLQGPISNSFSKFKRLQFVSLFSNNFQGRVDIDIFLQLNQLETLRLGDNRISLLAPNNYTNNTLPQLIELNLESCNLKEFPSFLRFQDKLIDLRLKDNTIDGLIPVWIWNNSKETLQKIDLSYNSITGFYQHPRFLPWRSLQLFFISHNQVRGQLPIPPQTTIAYGAENNNLTGEIPPMICEMKSLQMLDLFSNNLSGTLPLCLGSLSNSLSFLDLSRNNFHGKIMNSFMHGCMLESFDLSENTFTGQLPRSLTNCTNLKVLSLGANSFDDVFPFWMGTLAELQVLDLRSNKLYGPINGSTAVSTHFSKLRIIDLSNNGFSGQLDQKYFQAWNAMKSVGKSSVMQANDKSSGFTWDYTIRVIHKAVNTQYEHILTIDMAIDLSCNHFEGEIPLSLQDLQGLQSLNLSNNHFTGRVLPSLESLKNVEALDLSQNKLSGEIPQQLVQLNFLSIFNVSFNNLEGRIPQGKQFNTFDNSSYMGNSRLCGQPLSMECQMSKASRLPPTTNMSESLFPIERIDWIIILCGVGSGLVFGIFFGNFLYGRYSDRFIKRKDRWVRPLRNTRRNQGLS; encoded by the coding sequence ATGGCTTCATACTTGAATCACTTCAGCTTATTGCGAACCATCTCCCTTTTGTACTTTTTAGTCACACTCATTTGCAGTGGATCATCTCTAAGCCATGATGAGGAATGCTCAGCCTTGTATCTGTTCAAGCAAAGCTTAATTCATCAAGATGATGAGTTTTGCACTGCTAGTTGGTTTCAAACGTTCCAATCTTGGAAGCCCAGAACCAGAAGCAATGCATCGGATGCTGGTTTTGATTGTTGTTCGTGGTATGGGGTGGAGTGCAGAAATGACCATGAGAATGGTCATGTGATTGGCCTTGACTTGAGCGAATGCTCTCTTTGCGGGCATATCAACTCTAACAGCACTCTCTTCAGCCTTGTTCATCTTCAGAGGCTCAACCTTGCCATGAACGACTTTGATGAATCTCACATCCCATCTGAGATAGCTCATCTAAAGCAATTAAGAAGCCTCAATCTCTCTTATTCTGGGTTTAGTGGCCAAATCCCGAATGAAATCTCACAGTTGATGCAATTGTCTTCCTTAGATCTGTCGATGAATCCACTAAAGTTTCAAAGTCCTGGCGACTTCAAGAATCTAATGCAAAACTTAACAGGACTCGAAGAACTCGATCTCTCATGGGTTGACATTAGTTCTTCCGTACCTCATTTCTTGGCCAACTTTTCTTCTTTGAGGTCAATTGGGCTGTATAATTGTTTGCTTCAGAATGAATTCCCAAAAGCCATACTTGAGATGCCAAAGTTAGAAATACTTGATGTGGCATCAAATACTAACCTCATTGGTTCCATTCCTGAATTTCATAACAGCAGCTTGATTAAATTGGGCCTTTCAGGTTGCTCTTTCTCAGGTACCATTCCAGGTTCACTCTCTAACTTGACGCAACTCACTGGCTTGACTCTTGGTGGCAATAAGTTGAGAGGATTTGTTCCATCATTGGCAAGTCTTTCAAAACTCAGTATTTTAAAACTTAGTGGATGCAAATTCAAAAAGGGACGCTTTCCCAATTGGCTCGGCAATCTGACTAAACTTAATAAACTGTATCTAGATGGTATGAACATAAAAGGTGAAATACCACCCTTTCTTGCTAACCTAACCGAGCTTGGTGTGGTCGCGATGGGAAGAAATTTTCTTACCGGTCATATACCATCCTGGTTTTTCAATCTCACCCAACTATCATTTATAGACCTTCAACAAAATCAACTGCAAGGACCAATTTCAAATTCATTTTCCAAATTCAAAAGGCTTCAATTTGTTAGCTTATTCTCGAATAATTTCCAAGGGAGGGTAGACATAGACATCTTCCTACAACTCAACCAACTTGAAACTCTCAGGTTAGGAGATAACAGGATATCATTACTTGCCCCCAACAACTACACCAATAACACATTACCACAACTAATCGAATTGAACCTCGAATCATGCAACTTGAAGGAATTTCCTTCCTTTTTGCGCTTCCAAGATAAATTGATAGACTTACGTCTCAAAGACAACACAATTGATGGCCTGATACCAGTGTGGATCTGGAACAACAGCAAAGAAACATTACAGAAGATTGATCTTTCATACAACTCCATCACTGGCTTTTATCAGCATCCTCGTTTTCTCCCATGGAGATCTTTACAACTATTTTTCATCAGTCATAATCAGGTGCGAGGACAgttaccaattccaccacaaaCCACAATCGCTTATGGAGCCGAAAATAACAATCTGACTGGAGAAATACCACCAATGATATGTGAAATGAAATCTCTTCAAATGTTAGATTTATTTTCTAACAACCTAAGTGGAACACTTCCTCTGTGTTTGGGTAGCTTAAGCAATTCGTTGTCGTTTTTGGATCTGAGCAGAAACAACTTTCATGGCAAAATTATGAATTCATTTATGCATGGATGCATGTTGGAAAGCTTTGATTTGAGTGAAAATACATTTACGGGTCAGCTCCCAAGATCATTGACAAATTGTACCAATTTAAAGGTTCTCTCCCTTGGAGCTAACTCTTTTGATGATGTCTTTCCTTTTTGGATGGGAACTCTTGCGGAATTGCAAGTTCTTGATTTGCGGTCTAACAAACTTTATGGTCCAATAAACGGTTCCACAGCTGTTTCCACACACTTCTCTAAGCTGCGGATCATAGACCTCTCTAACAATGGTTTTAGTGGTCAATTGGACCAAAAGTACTTCCAAGCTTGGAATGCAATGAAATCTGTTGGCAAATCATCTGTTATGCAAGCCAATGACAAATCATCTGGTTTCACTTGGGATTATACAATAAGAGTAATTCACAAAGCTGTCAATACTCAGTACGAACATATCTTAACCATAGATATGGCTATTGATCTCTCTTGTAACCATTTTGAAGGAGAAATCCCACTATCACTCCAAGATCTTCAAGGGCTTCAATCACTCAATCTTTCCAACAATCATTTTACAGGACGCGTATTGCCCTCACTAGAATCTCTAAAGAATGTCGAAGCTTTGGATCTCTCCCAAAATAAGTTATCTGGAGAAATTCCTCAACAGTTGGTGCAACTCAACTTCCTTTCAATTTTCAATGTGTCATTCAACAATCTTGAGGGGCGCATACCCCAGGGAAAGCAGTTCAACACATTCGACAACAGCTCCTACATGGGGAATTCTCGATTGTGTGGACAGCCTTTATCCATGGAATGTCAAATGTCAAAGGCGTCAAGACTTCCACCAACAACCAATATGTCCGAATCTCTCTTCCCAATCGAAAGAATTGATTGGATTATCATACTCTGTGGAGTTGGAAGTGGGCTGGTTTTTGGGATTTTTTTTGGAAACTTTCTATATGGAAGGTATAGTGATCGGTTCATAAAGAGGAAGGACAGATGGGTAAGGCCACTTCGTAACACAAGGAGAAACCAAG